CAGGCCGGTAGTCCTCGACCTGCGAGCGCTGGTTGTCGCCGTGCAAGAACATGCTGGTGAGCGGCGCCAGCCCCAGCTTGCTGACGTTTTCACGCAAGTACAGCTGGGCCTTGACGTCGACCGTGGTATCCACGCCCGGCTTCAGCACGAAGCGATAGGCGCCGGTCACGCGGCGCGAATTGAGCAGTGCGTAAATGGTCAGCTCCTTGTCGCTGGCCTTGGGCCGCTCGACCCAGAACTCCGTGAAACGGGGAAACTCTTCGCCGGAACTGAGCCCGGTATCAATCGCCAGCCCCCGGGCCGAAAGGCCGTAGGTCTGGTCCTTGCCCAGCGCGCGGAAATAACTGGCGCCGAGAAAGGAGAGGACTTCGTCCTTGTATTTATTCGTATTCAGGGGAAAGTGCACGCGGAAGCCGGCGAAGCCTAGCGCGCGCATCTTGCGCGGGTCAACCTTGTTGGCGCCGAAATCGAAATCGCTGGGATCGAAACGGATTTCACGCACACTCTGGCCATTGATCTCGCTGATCTTTACCGGCTGGTCGAAGGAGTAGCCCTCATGGAAAAACGCCAGCTCGAAAGGCAGTTTCTGGCTGCGCCAGGCGGATTTTTCCGGGCGAAAGCGGATGTCCCTGTACTGCTCGAAATCGAGATTGCTGATTTCCTTGGGCAGATTGCTCTCAGGCTTGCTATAGGAACTGGCGGCCAGATCCTTTGCCTGCTTGGCAACGTTATTGAAATCGAAGGCAAATGCGCCGTCTGGGCTTGCCAGCAGCAGCGCCACGGCAAATGGCAGGATGCGCACCCGGGCTAGAGCGGAAATACGCGTTTGCGTCCGCTGAGACAAATTCAAATACATTGGATTCCCATCTGACACTGCTTTGATTGACCTGCCCGACCAAGCCTTGCAGGCTTCATCGAGAGTAGGCGGTAGTCTATCAGTGTTCTATAATTTTTTATATCCATCAGGCAATGAGTGAGTTGTGGCGCTTTACTGCCTGCGCCAGCAACGACCAAGACTTGCAACATTGATTGGCATAACTTGCCAAATTGGCAGCAAAATGGCCTTGTCACGCGCCATTTCAGCAAAAACCCCCAGCCTGGGTTAACAGGCCCCGACTTTTAAGAGCAAGCATCGGCAACAAAGTTCCATCCGAAACTTATAGTAAGATCACGCTTTTAATACAAATCCGCCTCAAGCGGGCTCATGCAACGCGCCCATGACTTCACGCCTCACGATTATCGTCGCCACCGACGCCAACAATGGCATCGGCATCCGCAACACCTTGCCCTGGCGCCTGCCGGAGGATCTGGCGCACTTTAAACGCACCACCTCGGGCCACGCCATCATCATGGGCCGCAAGACCTTTGAATCGATAGGCCGGCCGCTGCCGCAGAGACGCAATATCGTCATCACCCGCAATGCCGATTGGCGTCACGACGGCGTCGAAAGCGCGCCCTCGCTGGCTGCCGCGGCGGCGCTGGTCGGCGACGCCGAGGCCTTCATCATCGGCGGCGCAGAGATTTACGCCGCGGCGCAAGACCTGGTGCAGCGCCTGATCGTCACAGAGATCCACCACAGCTTCGACTGCGACGCCTTCTACCCTGCCCGCGATCCGCTGCAATGGCAGGAAATCTCGCGCGAAAACCACCATTCCGAAGCCAACGGTTTCGACTATGCTTTCGTGGTCTACCAGCGCCGGCCCGTCAGCGTCAGCGAGGCCAGCAGCTGACCCGGCCCGATGATGGAATGACATCTGTTGTTTTCTGCTGGTTTTCCATCATCTTTGTCCCCAATTTCGTGCATATCTGCGAAAATTCGACTTTCTTTTTCAGCGTAGCCACGAATGCGGCGGCGATAAAATTACTAAGTTAACGCATAGCCGCGAATGCGGCGACGATAAACTTTGTAAGTTAACGTCGTGGCCGCAAGTACGGCATTTATCCATGCATATGCTGGAAACGATAGGCTGCATTGCCCTATCCAGGCAACACCCGTGACCGCCCGTGGCGCAACGGGACAATGTTTTTTTATAGCCGTTGCACGGCCCTGTCCGCAGCCTTGTTATCAACCACCGTCTCCTGGAGACCTCGATGAAATTCCGCTTCCCCATCGTCATCATTGACGAAGACTTCCGCTCCGAAAACACTTCCGGCCTTGGCATCCGCGCGCTCGCCGACGCCATGGAGGCCGAGGGCATGGAGGTATTGGGTGTGACCAGTTACGGCGACCTGTCGCAGTTCGCCCAGCAACAATCGCGGGCATCCGCCTTTATCCTGTCGATCGACGACGAGGAATTCGGCGCCGGTTCGTTTGAAGAAACCGACCACGCGCTGAAATCGCTGCGCGCCTTCGTCGAAGAAATCCGCCACAAGAACGCCGACATCCCGATCTACCTGTACGGCGAAACCCGCACCTCGCGCCATATCCCCAACGATATCCTGCGCGAACTGCACGGTTTCATCCACATGTTCGAAGACACGCCGGAATTCGTCGCGCGCCATATCATCCGCGAAGCCAAGTCCTACCTGGACGGCCTGTCGCCGCCCTTCTTCCGCGCGCTGGTGCACTACGCCCAGGACGGTTCCTACTCGTGGCACTGCCCGGGACACTCGGGCGGCGTGGCCTTCCTGAAATCGCCTATCGGCCAGATGTTCCACCAATTCTTCGGTGAAAACATGCTGCGCGCCGACGTCTGCAACGCCGTCGAAGAACTCGGCCAGCTGCTCGACCACACCGGTCCGGTCGCTGCTTCCGAGCGCAACGCCGCACGCATCTTCAACGCCGACCACTGCTACTTCGTCACCAACGGCACCAGCACCAGCAACAAGATGGTGTGGCATTCGACGGTGGCGCCGGGCGACATCGTGGTGGTCGACCGCAACTGCCACAAATCGATCCTGCACTCGATCATCATGACCGGCGCGATCCCGGTGTTCCTGATGCCGACCCGCAACCACCTCGGCATCATCGGCCCGATCCCACTGGAAGAATTCACGCTGGAAAGCATCCGCAAGAAGATCGAAGCCAATCCGTTTGCGCGCGAAGCTGTCAACAAGAAGCCGCGCATCCTGACCATCACGCAGTCGACCTACGACGGCGTGATCTATAACGTCGAGACACTGAAGAACATGCTGGACGGCGAAATCGATACCCTGCACTTCGACGAAGCGTGGCTGCCGCACGCGACTTTCCACGATTTCTACAAAGACATGCACGCGATCGGCAAGGACCGCCCGCGCGCCAAGAAGTCGATGATCTTCTCGACCCAATCGACCCACAAACTGCTGGCCGGCCTGTCGCAGGCTTCGCAGATCCTGGTGCGCGAATCGGAAAGCGTGCAACTGGACCAGGACGCCTTCAACGAAGCCTACCTGATGCACACCTCGACTTCACCGCAGTATTCGATCATCGCCTCCTGCGACGTCGCCGCCGCCATGATGGAAGCGCCGGGCGGCACCGCCCTGGTCGAGGAAAGCATCCTGGAAGCGCTGGATTTCCGCCGCGCCATGAAAAAGATCGACGAAGAATGGGGCAAGGACTGGTGGTTCCAAGTGTGGGGACCGAACAGCTTTTCTGAAGACGGCATCGGCAGCCGCGAAGACTGGGTCATCCGTGCCGAGGACGACTGGCACGGCTTCGGCAACCTGGCGCCGAACTTCAACATGCTCGATCCGATCAAGGCCACCATCGTCACCCCCGGCCTGTCGCTGGAAGGCAAGTTCGGCGAGAGCGGCATCCCGGCTTCGATCGTCACCAAATACCTGGCCGAACACGGCGTTATCGTCGAAAAATGCGGCCTGTACTCGTTCTTCATCATGTTCACCATCGGCATCACCAAGGGCCGCTGGAACACCCTGCTGACCGCCTTGCAGCAGTTCAAGGACGACTACGACAAGAACCAGCCGATCTGGCGCATCCTGCCTGAGTTCGCCGCCGCCAACAACGGCAAGAACGCG
The sequence above is a segment of the Collimonas sp. PA-H2 genome. Coding sequences within it:
- a CDS encoding glucan biosynthesis protein G, which encodes MYLNLSQRTQTRISALARVRILPFAVALLLASPDGAFAFDFNNVAKQAKDLAASSYSKPESNLPKEISNLDFEQYRDIRFRPEKSAWRSQKLPFELAFFHEGYSFDQPVKISEINGQSVREIRFDPSDFDFGANKVDPRKMRALGFAGFRVHFPLNTNKYKDEVLSFLGASYFRALGKDQTYGLSARGLAIDTGLSSGEEFPRFTEFWVERPKASDKELTIYALLNSRRVTGAYRFVLKPGVDTTVDVKAQLYLRENVSKLGLAPLTSMFLHGDNQRSQVEDYRPEVHDSDGLSVASGTGEWIWRPLVNPKRLLVTSYSLSNPAGFGLMQRDRNFADYQDLDAHYERRPSAWVQPKGNWGNGRVELVQIPTPDETNDNIVAFWVPETAPKVGQPFNLEYTLSWQKDAEKRPPLSWVTQTRRGLGVLKKSDDNSIGLVVDFDGPVFKKLSDKVQPEGVVSSDDNGKVLETKVERNDATGGWRMTVRVRRNEDNKPVELRGFLRGGSTTLSETWSYILPPN
- a CDS encoding dihydrofolate reductase, whose product is MTSRLTIIVATDANNGIGIRNTLPWRLPEDLAHFKRTTSGHAIIMGRKTFESIGRPLPQRRNIVITRNADWRHDGVESAPSLAAAAALVGDAEAFIIGGAEIYAAAQDLVQRLIVTEIHHSFDCDAFYPARDPLQWQEISRENHHSEANGFDYAFVVYQRRPVSVSEASS
- a CDS encoding arginine/lysine/ornithine decarboxylase codes for the protein MKFRFPIVIIDEDFRSENTSGLGIRALADAMEAEGMEVLGVTSYGDLSQFAQQQSRASAFILSIDDEEFGAGSFEETDHALKSLRAFVEEIRHKNADIPIYLYGETRTSRHIPNDILRELHGFIHMFEDTPEFVARHIIREAKSYLDGLSPPFFRALVHYAQDGSYSWHCPGHSGGVAFLKSPIGQMFHQFFGENMLRADVCNAVEELGQLLDHTGPVAASERNAARIFNADHCYFVTNGTSTSNKMVWHSTVAPGDIVVVDRNCHKSILHSIIMTGAIPVFLMPTRNHLGIIGPIPLEEFTLESIRKKIEANPFAREAVNKKPRILTITQSTYDGVIYNVETLKNMLDGEIDTLHFDEAWLPHATFHDFYKDMHAIGKDRPRAKKSMIFSTQSTHKLLAGLSQASQILVRESESVQLDQDAFNEAYLMHTSTSPQYSIIASCDVAAAMMEAPGGTALVEESILEALDFRRAMKKIDEEWGKDWWFQVWGPNSFSEDGIGSREDWVIRAEDDWHGFGNLAPNFNMLDPIKATIVTPGLSLEGKFGESGIPASIVTKYLAEHGVIVEKCGLYSFFIMFTIGITKGRWNTLLTALQQFKDDYDKNQPIWRILPEFAAANNGKNARYERLGLRDLCQQIHETYKSYDVARLTTEMYLSDMQPAMKPSDAFAKMAHREIDRVPIDQLEGRVTSILLTPYPPGIPLLIPGERFNKTIVDYLKFARDFNEKFPGFETDVHGLVKREVNGKRDYFVDCVRQ